A region of the Planktothrix serta PCC 8927 genome:
GCTCTCGCCATTACTCCCGATGGACAACGGGTGGTTTCCAGTTCAAAGGATAAAACCCTAAAGGTTTGGAACTTGACGACAGGGAAGGAGGAACGCACCCTCTCCGGTCATGGTGATTCGGTATATGCTTTCGCCATTACTCCCGATGGACAACGGGTGGTTTCTGGTTCAAAAGATAAAACCTTAAAGATTTGGAATCTGGCTACAGGAGAGGAGGAATATACCCTCTCCGGCCATAGTGACTCGGTAAATGCTCTCGCCATTACTCCCGATGGACAACGGGTGGTTTCTGGTTCAAAGGATAAAACATTAAAGGTCTGGAACTTGACGACAGGGAAGGAGGAACACACCCTCTCCAGTCATAGTGATTCGGTAAATGCTCTCGCCATTACTCCCGATGGACAACGGGTGGTTTCCAGTTCAAAGGATAAAACCCTAAAGGTTTGGAACTT
Encoded here:
- a CDS encoding WD40 repeat domain-containing protein, whose protein sequence is ALAITPDGQRVVSSSKDKTLKVWNLTTGKEERTLSGHGDSVYAFAITPDGQRVVSGSKDKTLKIWNLATGEEEYTLSGHSDSVNALAITPDGQRVVSGSKDKTLKVWNLTTGKEEHTLSSHSDSVNALAITPDGQRVVSSSKDKTLKVWN